A genomic region of Nostoc sp. UHCC 0702 contains the following coding sequences:
- a CDS encoding glycosyltransferase, producing MNKIKEVTVFTNGDSRKISTWSNVPYFFTETLISKGIKVNRVDISPPYFLERVYNKTFWRVLKIINKNSSYNYFRTFAHYIDVKRRIRKALEKYNNSDANIFLTFSFSSAGLTNKPTILFSDWTYDYYFKYFLNRQPDSLERSCIKREDQEIEASDLVFALFPRVADYMKNHYENKNIFYLGNVVNSLLDVAKSEVLKQKSFSQDILFIGSKKYIEGAKYLIEAYTSLKEKYPQLSLNIVGMQDKDFVKLPDGVNCYGYLDKAKEKDRELYYSLLVKAKVFVNTTPKWGTPSAMLEAMYFYTPVVVTAYDEFVETFGVDINFGYYCENNSIALLCSKISNVFENESYESLCINAHKSVENYTWSSYIDKLLVRIDALTQEKIYR from the coding sequence ATGAATAAAATCAAAGAAGTAACTGTTTTTACAAACGGTGATTCCCGAAAAATAAGTACTTGGTCAAATGTACCGTATTTTTTTACGGAAACTTTAATATCAAAAGGAATAAAAGTTAATCGTGTAGATATAAGTCCGCCTTATTTTTTAGAGAGAGTTTACAATAAAACGTTTTGGAGAGTATTAAAGATAATAAACAAAAATAGTTCTTATAATTATTTTCGTACATTTGCTCATTACATTGACGTTAAACGCAGAATAAGAAAAGCACTAGAAAAATATAATAATTCTGATGCTAACATTTTTCTCACATTTAGCTTTTCTTCTGCGGGGTTAACAAATAAACCTACAATTTTGTTTAGCGATTGGACATATGACTACTATTTTAAATATTTTTTAAACAGGCAACCCGATTCATTGGAACGTTCTTGCATAAAAAGGGAAGACCAAGAAATAGAGGCTTCAGATTTGGTATTTGCACTTTTTCCACGTGTAGCAGACTATATGAAAAATCATTATGAGAACAAAAATATATTTTATTTGGGGAATGTAGTCAATTCGTTACTCGATGTTGCTAAATCGGAAGTTTTGAAACAGAAATCCTTTTCCCAGGATATACTTTTTATTGGAAGTAAGAAATATATTGAAGGAGCAAAATATTTAATTGAGGCTTATACATCTTTAAAAGAAAAGTACCCTCAGTTATCGTTAAATATTGTGGGTATGCAGGATAAAGACTTTGTAAAGTTGCCAGATGGAGTTAATTGCTATGGCTACTTGGATAAAGCAAAAGAGAAAGATAGAGAGTTATACTATTCATTACTTGTAAAGGCAAAAGTATTTGTAAATACAACACCAAAATGGGGAACTCCTTCTGCAATGTTAGAAGCCATGTACTTCTATACTCCCGTTGTTGTAACAGCTTACGATGAATTTGTGGAAACTTTTGGAGTAGATATTAATTTTGGATATTACTGTGAGAATAATTCGATAGCATTGCTATGTTCCAAGATAAGTAATGTCTTTGAGAATGAATCTTATGAATCGCTTTGTATTAATGCTCACAAATCGGTAGAAAATTATACTTGGAGTTCATATATTGATAAACTTTTGGTTAGGATAGATGCATTAACCCAGGAAAAAATCTATCGCTAG
- the aspS gene encoding aspartate--tRNA ligase, translating to MRTHYCGELRTEHIGETVTLYGWVDRRRDHGGVIFLDLRDRSGIIQIVSDPQRTPDSYEQANALRNEYVVEITGRVTQRPEESLNPRIPTGEVEIYADKIQLLNAVRKQLPFQVSTADTENVREDLRLRYRYLDLRRERMAQNLQLRHQVVKAVRRYLEDLENFIEVETPILTRSTPEGARDYILPSRVNAGEWFALPQSPQLFKQLLMVSGCDRYYQVARCFRDEDLRADRQPEFTQLDMEMSFMSQEEIIELNEKLVSHIFKTVKGIELHYPFPRLTYAEAMERYGSDKPDTRYGLELVNVSDILKDSGFKVFREAVANGGIVKILPIPNGNDVISNVRIKPGGDIFKEASEAGAKGLAYIRVRDDGEIDTIGAIKDNLSEEQKQEILRRTGAKAGHLLLFGAGDAATVNKTLDRLRQVIAKEFKLIDPEKINLLWITDFPMFEWNAGEKRLEALHHPFTAPHPDDLSDLKTARAQAYDLVFNGFEVGGGSLRIYQREIQEQVFEAIGLSPEEAQNKFGFLLEAFEYGTPPHGGIAYGLDRLVMLLAGEESIRDVIAFPKTQQARCLLTDAPSGVDVKQLKELHVASTYKPKS from the coding sequence ATGCGAACTCACTATTGCGGCGAACTCCGAACAGAACATATTGGAGAAACTGTTACCTTGTACGGATGGGTAGACCGTCGCCGCGATCATGGGGGCGTGATATTCTTAGATTTACGCGATCGCTCTGGCATTATCCAAATTGTCAGCGACCCGCAACGCACCCCCGATTCCTACGAACAGGCAAACGCCCTCCGCAATGAATACGTCGTCGAAATCACTGGTAGGGTGACGCAACGCCCAGAAGAATCTCTCAATCCCCGCATCCCCACGGGCGAAGTGGAAATCTACGCTGATAAAATTCAATTGCTCAACGCCGTTCGTAAGCAGTTACCTTTCCAAGTTTCCACCGCTGACACTGAAAACGTGCGGGAAGACTTACGGCTGAGGTATCGTTATTTGGATTTGCGACGAGAACGCATGGCGCAGAATTTACAACTGCGTCACCAAGTGGTGAAAGCTGTGCGTCGCTACTTGGAAGACTTAGAAAATTTTATCGAAGTTGAAACCCCAATTCTTACCCGTTCCACTCCCGAAGGTGCTAGGGATTATATATTGCCCAGTCGCGTCAACGCTGGTGAATGGTTTGCCTTACCGCAATCACCGCAATTATTCAAACAATTGCTGATGGTATCAGGGTGCGATCGCTATTATCAAGTTGCCCGTTGCTTCCGCGATGAAGACTTACGCGCCGACAGACAACCAGAATTCACTCAGTTAGACATGGAAATGAGTTTCATGTCCCAAGAGGAAATCATTGAACTGAATGAAAAGCTAGTATCTCATATCTTCAAAACCGTTAAAGGCATCGAATTACATTATCCCTTCCCCCGCCTCACCTACGCCGAAGCGATGGAACGCTACGGTAGCGATAAACCAGATACCCGCTATGGTTTGGAACTAGTGAATGTCTCAGACATCTTAAAAGACTCTGGTTTCAAAGTCTTTCGAGAGGCTGTTGCCAATGGTGGTATAGTCAAAATTCTCCCCATTCCCAACGGTAATGATGTAATTTCTAACGTCAGGATTAAACCAGGCGGCGACATCTTCAAAGAAGCTAGTGAAGCTGGTGCCAAAGGTTTAGCTTACATCCGCGTCAGGGATGACGGTGAAATTGATACCATCGGTGCAATTAAAGACAACCTCAGCGAAGAACAAAAACAGGAAATATTGCGTCGCACAGGTGCAAAAGCCGGACATTTGTTACTATTTGGGGCTGGTGACGCAGCTACCGTTAATAAAACTTTAGACAGACTGCGGCAAGTTATTGCTAAAGAGTTTAAGTTAATTGACCCCGAAAAAATCAACTTGCTGTGGATTACAGATTTCCCCATGTTCGAGTGGAATGCCGGCGAAAAGCGCCTCGAAGCACTGCATCACCCATTTACAGCACCCCATCCTGACGATTTAAGCGATTTAAAAACAGCCCGCGCCCAAGCTTATGACTTGGTATTTAACGGCTTTGAAGTTGGCGGTGGTAGTCTGCGGATTTATCAGCGAGAAATTCAAGAACAGGTGTTTGAAGCGATCGGTTTATCTCCTGAAGAAGCACAAAATAAATTTGGCTTTCTCTTGGAAGCATTTGAATATGGTACACCGCCACATGGTGGCATCGCCTATGGTTTAGATCGTTTAGTAATGTTGCTAGCTGGCGAAGAATCAATTCGGGATGTCATTGCCTTTCCGAAGACACAACAAGCACGTTGTTTGTTGACAGATGCACCTTCAGGTGTAGATGTCAAGCAACTGAAAGAATTACACGTTGCATCAACTTACAAACCAAAATCTTAA
- a CDS encoding TetR family transcriptional regulator, protein MSLQPISARQRLIQSALELFTAQGVSGTTTRQIAEKAEVNEVTLFRNFGNKHGLLLAVLEESAAFKNLGESLIRRATPPGNVYQALKDYASDTLQALERVPEFVRSVVGEADQYPAESRRALGRGLTEANRYVAQYLVTVIQQGDLNTYLPAEKLASLLNGMILGYAVIEFTSEFHELWENRDDFLENLVELFLHGAMSPSPQSTTATLPGNVITKEVADLPAGLVHEILRQARRLGVQDYALAYVLFSAGLSPTEIIDLQLSHQIYDTQGHFLQITTPGLVRQVPVNQWILGKRYGSYTNNPLIKWLKSRKDSNTAMFIDEAGKPISELELSRHWEAWTEGLLTPQGQPPAIAQAQHTWCVEMLMRGMSLENLSILTGCDRTQLQPYAKRAREKAALEQATRLDHKPA, encoded by the coding sequence ATGTCTTTGCAACCTATTTCAGCTCGTCAACGTCTGATTCAATCAGCACTTGAGTTATTTACTGCTCAAGGAGTCAGTGGTACTACAACCCGCCAAATTGCTGAAAAAGCAGAAGTTAATGAAGTGACCCTATTCCGAAATTTTGGTAATAAACATGGATTGCTTTTGGCAGTGTTAGAAGAATCCGCAGCTTTCAAAAATTTGGGTGAGTCGCTGATCCGACGGGCTACTCCTCCTGGGAATGTTTACCAAGCGCTGAAAGATTATGCAAGTGATACTTTACAAGCATTAGAAAGAGTACCAGAATTTGTACGGTCTGTGGTGGGTGAAGCTGATCAATACCCAGCAGAAAGTCGCCGCGCCTTGGGTAGAGGATTAACGGAGGCTAATCGCTACGTCGCACAGTACTTAGTTACTGTAATTCAACAGGGAGACTTAAACACCTATCTACCAGCAGAAAAATTAGCTAGTTTGCTGAATGGGATGATCCTGGGATATGCCGTGATTGAATTCACGAGTGAATTTCATGAACTGTGGGAAAATCGGGATGATTTTCTGGAAAATTTAGTGGAGTTGTTTTTGCATGGAGCCATGTCACCTTCACCGCAATCAACAACAGCCACTTTACCAGGAAATGTGATTACCAAAGAAGTAGCTGATTTGCCTGCTGGTTTAGTTCACGAAATTCTTAGACAAGCCAGGAGGTTGGGTGTACAAGATTATGCATTGGCATATGTGTTGTTTAGTGCAGGGTTATCTCCTACAGAAATAATTGACTTGCAGCTATCACATCAGATTTACGATACTCAGGGGCATTTTCTGCAAATTACAACTCCGGGGCTTGTGCGCCAAGTACCAGTGAATCAGTGGATTTTGGGCAAACGCTATGGTTCTTACACCAATAATCCTTTAATCAAATGGCTCAAAAGTCGTAAAGATAGTAATACTGCCATGTTTATTGACGAAGCAGGTAAACCAATCTCAGAATTAGAACTTAGCAGGCATTGGGAAGCTTGGACTGAGGGACTATTAACTCCTCAAGGACAACCACCAGCCATCGCCCAAGCACAACACACCTGGTGTGTAGAAATGTTAATGAGAGGTATGAGCTTAGAAAACCTGAGTATTTTGACAGGTTGCGATCGCACTCAATTACAACCTTACGCCAAAAGAGCCAGAGAAAAAGCAGCACTAGAACAAGCAACTCGTTTAGATCACAAGCCGGCATAG
- a CDS encoding fatty acid desaturase codes for MTAKLSAIASERGNSPRLSWTNVAFFATFHVLVLLAPWFFSWSALGLLLFLHWLFGSIGICLGYHRLLSHKSFQVPKWLEYAIALIGALALQGGPIFWIGGHRQHHAHTEDINLDPYSAQRGFWWSHMLWIFYPRAEFFDYEIYQKYAPDLARQPYYRWLDRYFILLQIPLGLLLYVLGGWSFVIYGIFVRSVLLWHSTWFVNSASHLWGYRTFDADDGARNLWWVSLLTYGEGWHNNHHTYPHMAKSGLRWWEIDVTWWSIQVLKILGLAKKVVLPPSQRVTEG; via the coding sequence ATGACCGCAAAACTTTCGGCGATTGCTTCTGAGAGAGGAAATTCTCCTCGGCTCAGTTGGACAAATGTGGCTTTTTTTGCTACATTTCATGTCTTAGTTCTCCTGGCTCCTTGGTTTTTTTCCTGGTCAGCATTGGGTTTGCTGCTATTTCTCCATTGGTTATTCGGCAGCATTGGTATTTGCCTGGGATATCACCGACTGCTGAGCCATAAAAGTTTCCAGGTACCCAAGTGGTTAGAATATGCGATCGCCTTAATTGGAGCGCTTGCTCTCCAAGGCGGGCCAATTTTTTGGATTGGTGGACACCGCCAGCATCATGCCCACACGGAAGATATCAATTTAGACCCTTACTCTGCCCAGCGCGGGTTTTGGTGGAGCCATATGCTCTGGATTTTCTACCCACGTGCGGAATTTTTTGATTATGAAATTTATCAAAAATATGCGCCTGACCTAGCACGACAACCATATTATCGCTGGCTGGATCGCTACTTTATATTGTTGCAAATTCCTCTGGGACTGCTGCTGTATGTTTTAGGGGGTTGGTCTTTCGTGATTTATGGCATATTTGTCAGGTCAGTTTTGCTTTGGCATTCGACTTGGTTCGTCAATTCAGCATCACACCTATGGGGTTATCGTACCTTTGATGCCGATGATGGAGCGCGGAATCTCTGGTGGGTATCTCTTTTAACCTATGGCGAAGGATGGCACAACAACCATCATACTTATCCACACATGGCAAAATCTGGGTTGCGTTGGTGGGAGATTGACGTAACTTGGTGGAGTATTCAAGTTTTGAAGATTTTGGGTTTAGCGAAAAAAGTCGTATTACCTCCGTCGCAACGTGTAACTGAAGGATGA
- a CDS encoding Uma2 family endonuclease, with translation MNEPITLTEDLLPDVSHLVTEDDEPVDNLPSEKQQRLLTETLYSSWNGPSNAQGFLVAANVGLFYSSKQPSIVPDVFLSLDVQIADDWWEKRHRSYFFWEFGKPPEVVIEIVSNRKGNETGSKILDYARMRIMYYVIFDPTQQLGGEVLQIYELRGRQYVLINSQWLTEVELGLCLWEGVYEGKRDVWLRWCDAEGNVIATGAERAEQERTRAEQERTRAEQEREAKETALQRAERLTAQLRALGVEPEA, from the coding sequence ATGAATGAACCCATAACCTTAACAGAAGATTTGTTACCAGATGTGAGTCATCTGGTGACAGAAGATGATGAACCAGTGGATAATCTACCGTCAGAAAAACAACAACGCCTACTCACAGAAACGCTTTATAGTTCTTGGAACGGCCCAAGTAACGCCCAAGGATTTCTAGTGGCTGCTAATGTGGGATTATTTTATAGCAGCAAGCAACCGTCCATTGTGCCAGATGTATTTTTGAGCCTAGATGTACAGATAGCTGATGACTGGTGGGAAAAAAGACATCGCTCTTATTTCTTTTGGGAGTTTGGCAAACCGCCAGAGGTAGTAATTGAAATTGTCTCCAATCGAAAAGGCAATGAAACAGGCAGTAAAATACTAGATTATGCCCGGATGCGGATAATGTATTACGTTATCTTTGATCCAACTCAGCAGCTTGGCGGTGAAGTTCTACAGATTTACGAGTTGCGCGGACGGCAATATGTACTTATTAATAGTCAATGGTTGACAGAAGTTGAATTAGGTTTATGTTTGTGGGAAGGCGTATATGAAGGTAAGCGAGATGTTTGGCTGCGGTGGTGTGACGCTGAAGGTAATGTAATTGCCACTGGTGCTGAACGAGCCGAACAAGAACGCACGCGAGCCGAACAAGAACGCACACGAGCCGAACAAGAGCGAGAAGCTAAAGAAACTGCCCTGCAACGGGCTGAACGCTTAACAGCACAGCTACGAGCATTGGGTGTTGAGCCTGAAGCGTGA
- a CDS encoding NUDIX hydrolase, translated as MSRKVSKAFKQSGVIPYRVNNGKIEILLITTRDRQNWVIPKGGIVNGMSAADSAAKEAWEEAGIIGQVNFNKLGSYKYRKRGKIYQVQMYLMPVEMVCEEYPEAGKRQRQWLDVTKAIRLVKKPSLQRIILKGFFQTKLRSCALSLLKINLCFTLLTKCNHCGLILALYPHLSKCLEKL; from the coding sequence ATGAGTCGAAAAGTCAGCAAAGCTTTTAAGCAATCCGGGGTAATTCCTTATAGAGTGAACAACGGAAAAATTGAAATATTGCTGATTACAACCCGCGATCGCCAAAACTGGGTAATTCCCAAAGGTGGCATTGTTAATGGCATGAGTGCGGCTGATTCCGCAGCCAAAGAAGCTTGGGAAGAAGCTGGAATAATTGGGCAGGTAAATTTCAATAAACTAGGTTCTTACAAGTATCGTAAACGAGGTAAAATCTACCAGGTTCAGATGTATTTAATGCCAGTAGAAATGGTTTGTGAAGAATATCCCGAAGCTGGTAAAAGACAACGCCAGTGGCTAGATGTCACCAAAGCCATCAGGTTAGTGAAAAAACCTTCACTCCAACGAATCATCCTCAAAGGCTTTTTCCAGACCAAACTCCGTTCTTGTGCGTTATCTTTACTAAAAATAAACCTTTGCTTTACTCTATTAACTAAATGCAATCATTGTGGACTAATTCTTGCTTTGTATCCACACTTAAGTAAGTGCCTTGAAAAGCTATAA
- a CDS encoding zinc metalloprotease HtpX, whose translation MGNQLKTAALLAALSGLLIAISYWVIGGTSGLIIGIGLAALTNLFSWYQSDKIALAVYRAQPVSEAEAPGLYRIVQRLAKRANIPMPGVYIVPSQTANAFATGRDPQHSAVAVTEGILNILPEDELEGVIAHELTHIINRDTLTQAVAATVAGAISFLAQMVSYSLWFGGVGSRDENRGTNPLGVLLTVLLAPVAATIIQLGISRTREFSADAGSAKLTGNPRALARALQRLEATARQLPLNANPAFEPLLIINPISGQFLGNLFSSHPSTEARVEQLLKLEQQFPTRVY comes from the coding sequence ATGGGAAATCAATTAAAAACAGCTGCTTTGCTAGCTGCGTTGAGTGGATTATTGATTGCAATTAGTTACTGGGTAATTGGTGGTACTAGTGGCTTGATTATAGGAATTGGTCTAGCAGCACTAACAAATCTATTTTCCTGGTATCAATCAGATAAAATTGCCTTAGCAGTATACCGCGCTCAGCCTGTAAGTGAAGCCGAAGCGCCAGGACTTTATAGGATAGTGCAGAGATTGGCTAAACGTGCCAATATTCCTATGCCAGGAGTTTATATTGTTCCTAGTCAAACTGCTAACGCTTTCGCAACAGGACGCGATCCGCAACATTCTGCTGTTGCTGTCACCGAAGGTATCTTAAATATCTTGCCAGAGGATGAACTCGAAGGAGTTATTGCTCACGAACTGACTCATATTATTAATCGTGACACCCTAACGCAAGCTGTAGCTGCCACAGTTGCTGGTGCAATTTCATTTCTGGCGCAAATGGTTAGCTATAGTCTATGGTTTGGCGGTGTGGGATCGCGAGATGAAAATAGAGGTACGAATCCTTTAGGGGTGTTATTAACGGTGCTACTTGCACCGGTAGCTGCAACAATTATTCAGCTAGGAATCTCGCGTACACGAGAATTTTCTGCTGATGCTGGTTCTGCTAAGTTAACAGGAAATCCCCGCGCTTTAGCCCGTGCCTTGCAAAGGTTAGAAGCTACAGCACGGCAATTACCTTTGAATGCTAATCCAGCTTTTGAGCCGTTATTAATTATCAATCCTATCTCTGGTCAATTCCTCGGTAACTTGTTCTCTAGTCATCCTTCTACGGAAGCGCGAGTTGAACAATTGCTGAAATTAGAGCAACAATTTCCGACTAGAGTTTATTAG
- the crcB gene encoding fluoride efflux transporter CrcB, which translates to MLQDSNIRIPIAISLGAIAGALSRYYLTLWFAQRFGTSFPYGTFFINLSGCLAMGLFATLAVEKVAIISPEIRLMVATGFLGAYTTFSTYGLDTIGLLRSGTWLSATTYWAGSAILGIICVQLGVFIARFWR; encoded by the coding sequence ATGTTGCAAGATTCCAATATACGTATTCCTATCGCCATTAGTTTAGGTGCGATCGCAGGTGCTTTAAGCCGCTATTATCTAACATTGTGGTTTGCTCAACGCTTTGGTACAAGTTTCCCCTATGGCACTTTTTTCATTAATCTCAGCGGTTGTTTAGCTATGGGATTATTCGCCACATTGGCAGTAGAGAAAGTGGCAATTATTTCTCCAGAAATACGCTTGATGGTGGCCACAGGATTTTTAGGAGCATACACAACTTTTTCCACTTATGGTTTAGATACCATTGGATTATTGCGTAGTGGCACTTGGTTATCAGCAACAACTTATTGGGCTGGTAGCGCCATCTTGGGAATCATTTGCGTTCAGTTAGGTGTGTTTATCGCTAGATTTTGGAGATAG
- a CDS encoding aminotransferase class I/II-fold pyridoxal phosphate-dependent enzyme encodes MLNQNQTPLLNALKAWVGSPHAAFYTPGHKGGEGISQRLADLLGKAVFYADLTELAGLDNLFAPQGVIYEAQELAAEAFGASQTWFLVNGSTCGVEAAILATCGEGDKIILPRNVHSSAIAGLILSGAIPIFVNPEYDAVLDIAYSITPTAVESALQEHPDAKAVLTVYPTYYGVCGDLQAIAHITHQYNIPLVVDEAHGPHFAFHPELPTPALAAGADITVQSIHKVLGAMTQASMLHVKGNRINIDRVSKALQLVQSTSPSYLLLASLDAARQQMAVQGKYLMSRTLELADEARTRISQIPGLSILEIPPKEGFSPGFIALDRTRLTVNVSDLGLTGFAADEILDEKLGVTAEFSSLQHLTFIISLGNTQADIEQLVQGFKTIALPLKSRLHKQNILTQTQSNYKFEISPREAFFAVSETLPLEYTSDRICAEIVCPYPPGIPVLMPGEVITKAALEYLQQIQAMGGFITGCADTSLKTLKVVNSQ; translated from the coding sequence ATGCTCAATCAAAACCAAACACCTTTATTAAATGCTTTAAAAGCCTGGGTAGGAAGTCCACATGCTGCTTTTTACACCCCAGGACACAAGGGAGGAGAGGGAATTTCTCAACGTTTGGCTGATTTACTTGGCAAGGCTGTTTTTTATGCTGATTTAACGGAATTAGCAGGGTTAGATAATCTCTTTGCTCCCCAAGGCGTTATTTATGAAGCGCAAGAACTGGCGGCTGAAGCGTTTGGTGCTTCACAAACATGGTTTCTTGTCAATGGCTCTACTTGTGGGGTGGAGGCGGCAATTCTCGCTACTTGTGGCGAGGGTGATAAAATTATTTTGCCTCGAAATGTGCATTCTTCTGCGATCGCTGGTTTAATTCTCTCTGGTGCAATACCAATTTTCGTTAATCCTGAATATGACGCAGTTTTAGATATTGCCTACAGTATCACCCCCACTGCTGTAGAATCTGCGCTGCAAGAGCATCCAGACGCTAAAGCGGTGTTGACAGTTTACCCAACATATTATGGCGTTTGTGGAGATTTACAGGCGATCGCTCACATTACTCATCAATACAATATTCCTTTAGTTGTAGATGAAGCCCACGGGCCGCACTTTGCCTTTCATCCTGAATTACCCACTCCAGCTTTAGCCGCAGGTGCAGATATAACTGTGCAATCTATTCATAAGGTACTCGGTGCAATGACACAAGCATCAATGTTGCATGTTAAAGGCAACAGGATCAATATTGACCGAGTAAGTAAAGCTTTGCAACTTGTGCAGTCTACTAGTCCTAGCTATTTACTTTTAGCTTCCCTTGATGCCGCACGTCAACAAATGGCAGTGCAGGGAAAATATCTGATGTCCCGCACTTTGGAACTTGCGGATGAAGCGAGAACGAGAATCAGCCAAATTCCTGGATTATCGATTTTGGAGATTCCTCCAAAAGAAGGTTTTTCACCAGGTTTTATAGCTTTGGACAGAACACGGTTAACTGTTAACGTTTCTGACTTGGGTTTAACTGGATTTGCAGCAGATGAAATTTTGGATGAAAAACTAGGCGTTACTGCTGAATTTTCGTCGTTGCAACATCTGACGTTTATTATTAGTTTGGGCAATACTCAAGCAGATATAGAGCAATTAGTCCAAGGTTTTAAGACAATAGCTTTACCACTGAAGTCGCGCCTACACAAACAAAATATTCTTACGCAGACTCAAAGTAATTATAAATTTGAAATTTCTCCCCGCGAAGCTTTTTTTGCTGTGAGTGAGACTTTACCATTGGAATACACAAGCGATCGCATTTGTGCTGAAATTGTTTGTCCCTACCCACCAGGAATTCCGGTTTTAATGCCGGGAGAAGTAATTACTAAAGCAGCTTTAGAATATCTGCAACAAATTCAAGCAATGGGCGGATTTATTACTGGTTGTGCAGATACGAGTCTCAAAACGTTAAAAGTTGTCAATAGTCAATAG